The following are encoded in a window of Brevibacillus ruminantium genomic DNA:
- a CDS encoding ABC transporter ATP-binding protein, producing MIQIDQLRKRYGKMEALKGISLEIGKGTVFGFVGPNGAGKSTTMSILATLLEPSSGSAYVGGYEVTKHPREVRKLIGYMPDFFGVYDNLTAEEYLDFYGANYDIPPHERRQIIPQLLELVNLSHKRDAYVDSLSRGMKQRLGLARCLVHNPEVLILDEPASGLDPRARIELREILKELRDMGKTIIISSHILPELAEMCDVIGVIEEGSLIAFGKVEEIYAKMQEKRVLRIRLLDRLEEAVTYLKEQPAVANVTREGNWLVTGFSGDDQGQVELLHNLAVAGFPVAAFNEAEGDLEEIFLEITKGVGS from the coding sequence GTGATCCAGATTGATCAATTACGCAAACGCTATGGAAAAATGGAAGCGCTGAAAGGAATCTCCCTGGAGATTGGCAAAGGAACGGTTTTTGGATTTGTCGGCCCCAACGGAGCAGGAAAATCCACCACCATGTCCATCCTGGCCACCCTGCTGGAGCCATCCAGCGGCAGTGCGTACGTGGGCGGTTACGAGGTGACCAAGCATCCCCGCGAGGTGCGGAAGCTGATTGGGTATATGCCCGACTTTTTCGGCGTGTACGACAATTTGACCGCCGAAGAGTATTTGGACTTTTACGGCGCCAACTACGACATCCCGCCGCACGAGCGCCGGCAGATCATCCCGCAGCTTTTGGAGCTGGTCAATCTCAGTCACAAGCGCGATGCCTATGTCGATTCGCTCTCCCGGGGAATGAAGCAGCGTCTTGGATTAGCCCGTTGTCTGGTGCACAATCCTGAGGTGCTGATTCTCGATGAGCCGGCCTCGGGCCTCGACCCAAGAGCGCGGATCGAGCTTCGGGAGATTTTGAAGGAACTGCGGGACATGGGAAAAACGATTATCATCAGTTCTCATATCCTGCCCGAGCTGGCGGAGATGTGTGACGTGATCGGTGTGATTGAGGAAGGCAGCCTGATTGCTTTTGGAAAAGTCGAAGAAATTTACGCCAAAATGCAGGAAAAACGGGTGCTTCGCATTCGCCTCCTGGATCGTCTGGAGGAAGCGGTCACGTATTTGAAGGAACAACCCGCAGTTGCAAATGTGACGCGGGAGGGCAATTGGCTGGTTACGGGTTTTTCCGGGGATGACCAAGGGCAGGTTGAACTGCTTCACAATCTCGCCGTAGCCGGTTTTCCTGTCGCTGCCTTCAACGAAGCCGAAGGAGATCTGGAAGAAATCTTTTTGGAAATCACCAAGGGGGTGGGCTCATGA
- a CDS encoding coiled-coil domain-containing protein, producing the protein MSVFGPQRKDHVETLLKPIQKRLLVQKSVHWLTTGALWGLGGSLAILLLARLFPIPSYPLLVLLALLAGVALGAYRLWAARPGELESARFADQHGLAERVVTALEHRDSSSPLAAVQREDTVNRLRQSLPRILEQVEIWPLVRRQVYLLGGAFAMSLVLWLWPNPQDLRLEQMAQEKQAQAEAQEVLAALQEEAKAKEGLSDAQKKQIEEMAEQAKKALAEAKSPTERLQALKAAEKKLEKWKQTQERNAASLQRLQQAMGQQQGMQQVAQALSSGDRQAMVDALQAAAKAVAAMKSEEQEALAKALEKAAEQLAKDAQAAGEQDLAKAAEQIKQAAEQLAQGNVQQAFAPLETAMAQALQQMIEANTGALLATQAMAAMQQSQMMLASAAGAGTAGGAAGAAGTGSASASAGGAQGNNAGSSAPGDGTGGQGNSPGAQGSEGNGSGDGNGSGNGNGNGNGSGNGNGNGSGNGNGNGNGNGNGSGKGPGAGLGSGSHELVTVPSARIEGEGPTDTVGGPLGAGASQSRQTNAPVTSGGALPYEEVYGQYAQFARESMEKGSIPSEYQDVVKEYFSSIEP; encoded by the coding sequence ATGAGCGTGTTTGGTCCACAACGCAAGGATCATGTGGAAACATTGCTGAAGCCTATCCAAAAGAGGCTCTTGGTGCAGAAGAGCGTTCACTGGCTGACGACAGGTGCCTTGTGGGGGCTGGGAGGAAGTCTGGCGATTCTCCTCCTGGCTCGTCTTTTTCCCATCCCGTCTTACCCGTTGCTGGTGCTGCTGGCTCTGCTTGCCGGTGTTGCGCTGGGCGCGTATCGTTTGTGGGCGGCCAGACCGGGCGAACTGGAATCGGCCCGGTTCGCGGACCAGCACGGATTGGCAGAGCGGGTCGTGACGGCTTTGGAACATCGGGACAGCAGCTCGCCGCTTGCCGCGGTTCAACGGGAAGATACGGTGAACAGGCTGCGGCAGTCCTTGCCCCGTATTTTGGAGCAGGTGGAAATTTGGCCGCTGGTGCGCAGACAGGTGTACCTGTTGGGAGGCGCTTTCGCTATGAGTCTCGTGCTGTGGCTCTGGCCCAATCCCCAGGATCTCCGCCTCGAACAGATGGCCCAGGAGAAGCAGGCTCAGGCAGAGGCCCAGGAAGTCCTGGCTGCGCTGCAAGAGGAAGCAAAGGCCAAGGAAGGTCTCAGTGATGCACAGAAAAAGCAGATCGAAGAAATGGCTGAGCAAGCCAAAAAAGCGCTGGCAGAGGCGAAAAGCCCGACAGAGCGGCTGCAGGCCCTGAAAGCGGCGGAGAAAAAGCTGGAAAAGTGGAAGCAAACCCAGGAGCGAAATGCAGCCAGTCTCCAACGGCTGCAACAGGCAATGGGCCAGCAGCAGGGGATGCAGCAAGTGGCCCAAGCGCTGAGCAGCGGAGATCGTCAGGCGATGGTCGACGCCCTGCAGGCAGCGGCTAAGGCCGTGGCAGCGATGAAAAGCGAAGAGCAGGAGGCGCTTGCGAAGGCTTTGGAAAAAGCGGCGGAGCAGTTGGCAAAAGATGCGCAGGCAGCAGGAGAGCAGGATTTGGCGAAAGCGGCTGAACAGATCAAACAGGCAGCCGAACAACTGGCCCAGGGAAATGTCCAGCAAGCCTTCGCTCCGTTGGAAACGGCAATGGCGCAAGCTCTTCAGCAGATGATAGAGGCGAATACAGGTGCTCTGTTGGCCACGCAGGCAATGGCGGCGATGCAGCAGTCACAGATGATGCTCGCCAGCGCGGCTGGTGCAGGAACCGCTGGTGGAGCGGCAGGAGCTGCTGGAACGGGTTCGGCGTCGGCTTCTGCAGGCGGTGCCCAGGGAAACAATGCAGGTTCATCTGCCCCCGGTGATGGCACAGGCGGCCAAGGAAATTCGCCGGGAGCCCAGGGAAGTGAAGGAAACGGCTCTGGTGATGGCAACGGAAGCGGGAACGGCAACGGCAACGGGAACGGTAGCGGCAACGGAAACGGAAACGGCAGTGGAAATGGCAACGGCAATGGCAACGGAAACGGGAACGGCTCAGGAAAAGGGCCAGGAGCGGGGCTCGGCTCAGGAAGTCACGAGCTGGTAACTGTTCCTTCTGCCCGCATTGAGGGCGAGGGGCCGACTGATACCGTAGGCGGACCGCTTGGAGCCGGAGCCTCTCAGTCGCGCCAGACAAATGCGCCGGTGACGTCGGGCGGCGCACTTCCCTACGAAGAAGTGTATGGGCAGTACGCACAGTTTGCCCGGGAAAGCATGGAGAAAGGCTCGATCCCCAGCGAGTACCAGGACGTCGTAAAAGAGTACTTCAGCAGCATTGAGCCGTAA
- a CDS encoding transporter substrate-binding domain-containing protein — MKANRVWKKVTGMGLVLMLSAAALAGCGGGKTSDGAAPGGQSTGAGGTGTLAKIKERDKFVVGVKYDLNLFGLKDPNTGNVEGFDIDIAKAIAKKALGDENKIELKEVTSKTRIPMLKNGEIDAIVATMTITEERKKEVDFSDVYFLAGGALLVKKDSNINSVKDLVKGTKVLTAKGSTYSKSIREKAPDSEVLEFENYAEAFTALKAGQGDALTTDNALLYGMAKQDPNYRVTDEIFTEEPYGIAISKGDAEFVTFVNDVLKELKENGEYDKIYEKWIGEKPKK; from the coding sequence ATGAAAGCAAATCGCGTATGGAAGAAAGTCACCGGAATGGGATTGGTTCTGATGCTCAGCGCAGCAGCATTGGCAGGCTGTGGGGGCGGCAAAACCTCAGATGGGGCAGCACCAGGGGGACAATCTACGGGAGCAGGCGGCACAGGGACACTGGCAAAAATCAAAGAAAGAGACAAGTTCGTCGTCGGCGTCAAGTATGACTTGAACCTGTTTGGACTAAAAGACCCGAACACGGGAAACGTAGAAGGCTTTGATATTGATATCGCCAAGGCCATCGCCAAAAAGGCGCTTGGTGATGAAAATAAAATTGAACTGAAGGAAGTCACGTCCAAGACGCGGATCCCGATGCTGAAAAACGGCGAAATTGATGCCATTGTGGCAACGATGACGATTACAGAAGAACGCAAAAAAGAAGTAGACTTCTCCGATGTGTACTTCCTGGCAGGTGGGGCCTTGCTTGTAAAAAAAGATAGCAATATCAATAGTGTCAAAGACCTGGTAAAAGGCACGAAGGTTCTGACAGCCAAAGGCTCTACTTATTCGAAGAGCATTCGCGAAAAAGCACCAGATTCAGAAGTTCTTGAATTTGAAAACTATGCGGAAGCCTTCACCGCTCTCAAAGCTGGTCAAGGCGATGCGCTGACGACCGATAACGCTCTTCTGTACGGGATGGCAAAACAAGATCCAAACTACCGGGTAACCGATGAAATCTTTACCGAAGAGCCATACGGAATCGCGATCAGCAAAGGCGATGCAGAATTCGTAACGTTTGTAAATGATGTGTTGAAAGAACTGAAAGAAAACGGCGAATACGACAAGATTTACGAGAAATGGATTGGCGAAAAGCCGAAAAAATAA
- a CDS encoding sensor histidine kinase, with amino-acid sequence MRERLLILCIIMLATAFFGEMKVNPFGGSFRFSLGIAAFFFGLIWFQSVPVLLTGFLTGTFILGFRVALDVLVDYRTVADSFFVHLPSAFYYFSFSLLIHLIRARKYLEFPLLLGLVGASVDFLSNVVELQVRQMISDTPLLTLESAFILLFFGALRSFFVVGLYNSVSIRQVRAVAEVRQQELDRLRMINTELYEEAFYLRKSMTELEEITRESYQLYTRLRESEHEESPTALTIAEHVHEVKKDSQRMLAGLSNLMNQEGLSPQLPIAELCGLVIRANQKYAAMLGKEIHFHFNCHVKLSTSQIYALLSVLNNLVANAVEAISKKGSVELIVGLVGRNVVFHVLDSGPGISHEEREWVFQPGYTTKYDAQGNSSTGIGLTHARGIVQSLQGTLRIVHDRDATTHFKVQIPTDQLLRKEVDS; translated from the coding sequence ATGCGCGAGCGTCTGTTGATACTTTGCATTATTATGCTGGCAACCGCTTTTTTTGGAGAAATGAAGGTAAATCCCTTTGGAGGGTCTTTTCGCTTTTCTCTCGGGATCGCCGCTTTCTTCTTCGGATTAATCTGGTTTCAGTCTGTACCCGTACTGCTGACTGGATTTTTGACCGGGACGTTCATTCTCGGCTTTCGAGTGGCTCTTGATGTACTGGTAGATTATCGGACGGTGGCAGACAGTTTTTTCGTTCATCTTCCTTCTGCTTTTTATTACTTCAGTTTTTCGCTGCTCATCCATCTTATCCGAGCGAGAAAGTACTTGGAATTTCCGTTATTACTAGGTTTAGTTGGGGCTTCCGTAGATTTTCTTTCCAATGTCGTAGAATTGCAAGTGCGGCAAATGATAAGTGATACGCCGCTGCTCACTTTAGAAAGTGCTTTCATCCTTCTCTTCTTCGGCGCTCTGCGCAGCTTTTTTGTGGTGGGCTTATACAATAGTGTCTCCATTCGACAGGTCCGAGCCGTTGCCGAGGTGCGTCAACAGGAGCTGGACAGGCTGCGCATGATTAATACAGAGCTGTATGAAGAGGCGTTTTACTTGCGCAAATCGATGACGGAGCTCGAAGAAATCACGAGGGAAAGCTACCAGTTGTACACGCGCCTGCGAGAGTCCGAACACGAAGAATCACCGACTGCTCTGACCATTGCCGAACATGTGCATGAAGTGAAAAAAGACTCGCAACGGATGCTCGCCGGATTATCCAATCTCATGAATCAGGAAGGCTTGTCGCCGCAACTTCCGATAGCGGAGTTGTGTGGACTGGTGATTCGGGCAAACCAGAAATATGCTGCTATGCTGGGCAAGGAAATTCACTTTCATTTCAACTGTCATGTGAAATTGTCGACGAGTCAAATTTATGCATTGCTTTCTGTGTTGAACAACCTGGTAGCCAATGCGGTAGAGGCCATCAGCAAAAAAGGCAGTGTTGAACTGATTGTCGGTCTGGTAGGTCGCAATGTTGTGTTTCACGTACTGGATAGCGGGCCCGGGATTTCCCATGAGGAAAGGGAATGGGTGTTCCAGCCTGGATATACGACGAAATACGATGCGCAGGGAAATTCATCGACGGGGATCGGGCTTACTCATGCCAGAGGAATTGTCCAAAGCCTGCAAGGCACTTTGCGTATCGTGCATGATCGGGATGCCACGACGCATTTTAAAGTGCAAATTCCAACCGATCAATTGCTGAGAAAGGAGGTCGACTCGTGA
- a CDS encoding ABC transporter permease has product MNILQRLRNPVLLNELKLRMRTKRSPWVITLYLLVLGTVALTFIFLLTGAGSYYDPNQTRGLFMMLSLLQLAMICFVVPGLTAGVISGERERQTLSILLTTNISATKLILGKWLASLSFMTFLVFATIPLYAIIFLYGGVSPVQLLQVFGFYVVTMLGLGSVGVLLSTLIKRTGIATVVSYALVFGYSAGTSVLAEVIREMIRYQWRVKNITNGIFPIWPDLLHSLNPLFAMLGIFGEGPFRGLRGSGSTNYTILPLDPYVIYCLFFAAITLICLSLSIYLIKPVKSRRRKTAA; this is encoded by the coding sequence ATGAACATCTTGCAGCGACTGCGCAACCCCGTTTTGTTGAACGAATTGAAACTGCGCATGCGGACCAAGCGCTCGCCTTGGGTGATTACTCTGTATTTGCTCGTCCTGGGAACAGTGGCGCTCACCTTTATATTTCTGCTGACGGGAGCGGGAAGCTACTATGATCCCAACCAGACGCGCGGTTTGTTCATGATGCTGTCCCTGCTGCAGCTGGCGATGATCTGCTTCGTCGTGCCAGGCTTGACCGCCGGAGTGATCTCCGGGGAGCGGGAAAGACAGACGCTGTCCATCCTGCTGACGACCAACATCAGTGCGACCAAGCTGATTCTGGGCAAATGGCTGGCTTCTCTCAGTTTCATGACTTTTCTTGTTTTTGCCACGATCCCTCTGTACGCCATCATCTTTCTGTACGGCGGCGTTTCCCCTGTGCAGTTGCTGCAGGTATTCGGTTTTTATGTCGTAACCATGCTGGGTCTGGGGAGCGTGGGTGTGCTTTTATCCACGCTGATCAAACGGACCGGGATTGCGACGGTAGTCAGCTATGCACTCGTGTTCGGCTACTCTGCAGGGACCAGTGTGCTGGCTGAGGTGATCCGGGAGATGATTCGCTACCAATGGAGGGTGAAGAATATCACCAACGGGATCTTTCCGATCTGGCCCGATCTGTTGCACAGCCTGAACCCGCTGTTTGCGATGCTGGGTATCTTCGGGGAAGGGCCGTTCCGCGGCCTTCGGGGAAGCGGGAGCACCAACTATACGATCCTGCCTTTAGACCCGTATGTGATTTACTGCTTGTTTTTTGCAGCAATTACCTTGATTTGCTTGAGTTTGTCTATTTATTTGATTAAACCGGTGAAATCGCGCAGAAGAAAAACGGCTGCCTAG
- a CDS encoding amino acid ABC transporter permease, with protein MIDFSILFSHWDMYLEGFGNTIKASLLALVGSLILGTIFAIFRISPIRPLNWIGAAYVEFVRNIPLILVVFLFFVGLPAIGIRLNPFVAGTMGLTVYTAAFIAETIRAGIQAVPRGQTEAARSSGLTYLQTMRYVILPQAIKVVIPPMGNQFINLVKNSSVLGVIAGLDLMYFGDLIAADTFVTFDVYIFVGLFYLILTLPLSSFVGYLERRLAKGR; from the coding sequence ATGATTGATTTTTCCATTTTGTTCAGCCATTGGGACATGTATCTGGAAGGATTTGGGAATACCATAAAAGCGAGCTTGCTTGCTCTTGTTGGCAGCCTTATTTTGGGAACGATCTTTGCTATCTTCCGAATTTCTCCGATTCGTCCACTCAACTGGATAGGCGCCGCATACGTAGAATTTGTCCGCAATATTCCGTTGATCCTCGTTGTCTTTCTCTTTTTCGTGGGACTGCCGGCCATTGGAATCAGGCTAAACCCCTTTGTTGCGGGAACCATGGGTCTTACCGTCTATACCGCTGCTTTTATTGCAGAGACGATTCGCGCCGGGATACAGGCTGTTCCGAGGGGACAAACAGAAGCCGCACGCTCCTCTGGCCTGACTTATTTGCAAACGATGCGTTACGTCATTCTGCCGCAGGCGATTAAAGTGGTAATTCCGCCAATGGGGAACCAGTTTATCAACCTGGTGAAAAACTCTTCTGTGCTGGGGGTTATTGCTGGTCTAGACCTGATGTATTTTGGTGACCTGATCGCAGCAGATACTTTCGTGACGTTTGATGTGTATATTTTCGTGGGCCTTTTCTATTTAATTCTAACGCTTCCGTTAAGCTCGTTCGTAGGCTATTTGGAACGACGCTTGGCGAAGGGCCGCTAA
- a CDS encoding response regulator, producing MIRFFLIEDDAVVRRMLERIIQDSGLGEIVGQASDGNQVSIDQLYGVDVILIDLLMPELDGIQTIKKLQAEGFAGKFIMVSQVENKEMIGEAYLQGIDTFIQKPINRLEVMSVLKRVSDYLTVEASLLSIRKSLQILDVKGKQEPSESGMKKSFSEQDSLVQRGQQLLLQLGIASEAGAPDLLLIIQWLAQEERRGDQLRDIQLKELYSQILLKLHGTLDEQTMGKEVRAMEQRIRRMVLQAFSHLSSLGLTDYANPTFEHFAPRLFDFQEVRQRMQELEAGEKTTKCRISVRKFLSVFFMEVKA from the coding sequence GTGATCCGATTTTTTTTGATTGAGGACGATGCGGTTGTGAGAAGGATGCTCGAGCGAATCATTCAGGATAGCGGTCTGGGGGAGATCGTGGGTCAGGCGAGTGACGGGAACCAAGTGTCTATCGATCAGCTGTATGGGGTAGACGTGATCTTAATCGACCTGTTGATGCCAGAGCTGGATGGTATTCAGACCATCAAAAAGCTGCAAGCGGAAGGCTTTGCAGGAAAATTCATCATGGTGTCACAGGTAGAAAATAAAGAAATGATTGGGGAAGCGTATTTACAAGGGATCGATACCTTTATTCAAAAGCCGATTAACCGCCTGGAAGTCATGTCTGTACTCAAACGTGTATCCGACTATTTGACGGTGGAAGCATCGCTTTTATCGATTCGTAAATCCCTGCAAATCTTGGATGTCAAAGGAAAACAGGAACCGTCCGAGAGCGGCATGAAAAAGTCCTTTTCGGAACAGGATAGTTTGGTGCAACGAGGACAGCAGCTTTTGCTCCAGCTCGGGATTGCAAGCGAGGCGGGGGCCCCTGACCTGCTTTTGATCATCCAGTGGCTCGCGCAAGAAGAGCGCAGGGGAGATCAATTGCGCGATATTCAGCTTAAGGAATTGTATTCGCAGATTTTGCTGAAGCTGCACGGTACTTTGGACGAGCAGACGATGGGAAAAGAAGTGCGCGCCATGGAGCAGCGGATCAGGCGCATGGTGCTGCAAGCATTTAGCCATTTGTCATCGCTTGGTTTAACCGATTATGCCAATCCTACCTTTGAGCACTTCGCCCCGCGGCTGTTTGATTTTCAAGAGGTCCGTCAACGCATGCAAGAGCTGGAGGCAGGCGAAAAGACGACCAAGTGCCGCATCAGCGTGAGAAAGTTCTTGTCTGTCTTTTTTATGGAAGTAAAAGCGTAA
- a CDS encoding DUF7408 domain-containing protein yields the protein MNVTKSKQWLFAFLSCLLIFTGLPGQWLPAVQAETPVQLAVTGGIGGEYKDRGLVPIQVTVTNSGADIEGNLVVSAGDRGDQYTTAYYQPISIAKGATKQITISVPGNLIGPNTYVSMMKGNTVIAKSPIGGRRYSGDTLFVGVLAAHPDTANFLGALSKSAFSNPVRVLPLQAEQMPLASSQLQMIDILLLNNFALDSLNAQQVQAIRDWTTAGGMLMLSGGAHFGKTAGELKDLSPVEVTGVTSLPTLKALTVDKNNAPVLEKPLTVSTGTVKSGSVLYSEAGVPLIASRSVGEGKVLYIAYDLAEEPVASWSGNSRFWADVMNKGFGSSINNAYRDPMDRMWSLENAADRIPALKMPDIKWLALFFGVYALIAGPILFFLLRRKRKQSLMWGAVPALAIVTGIGIFLVGAMQRGTTPLLHQVSFVQLLGDGKANAKAVAAMFVPRSSDYEVSVKGNGRVWPLFSRSTDRTEPTAWVWAQPDQTQIQFKDVEFWSMRKLGTEQFLSDVGSLESDLRYVEGALKGTVTNKTVYTLRDVTVASDTQTQKFPELAPGQTIDVDLKFDPTLQTRPARNRSRGYQFLPAQYQSNPGYESTREEYMVDIMEESRRSSGKGNAPVQLVGWVDQPVVEIDVNEKGFKPYSIALMASPLTIKPSPEGYAYYPADEFPAIRVGSSVGVDDVGDGFIVRGSGDVTFDFDIKPKEKNLQIKNIYLYTWSEDNTTFDKEVFNWKTGAFEAYDNAFANNTMTSDKTPTYLSSEGVLRIKFSHSFNDHRHLGTPVISVEGKVSRP from the coding sequence ATGAATGTGACGAAGTCCAAGCAATGGCTCTTCGCCTTTTTAAGTTGCCTGCTGATATTCACGGGTTTACCGGGCCAATGGTTGCCTGCGGTTCAGGCAGAGACGCCTGTGCAGTTGGCGGTAACAGGGGGGATCGGCGGGGAATACAAAGATCGGGGATTGGTCCCGATCCAGGTGACAGTCACCAATAGCGGCGCGGATATAGAGGGAAATCTGGTCGTCTCGGCTGGCGACAGGGGAGACCAATATACCACGGCCTATTACCAGCCTATTTCGATCGCCAAGGGTGCGACCAAACAAATCACGATTTCCGTGCCGGGAAACCTGATCGGTCCCAATACCTACGTTTCTATGATGAAAGGAAATACGGTGATCGCCAAGTCCCCAATTGGCGGGAGAAGATACAGCGGTGATACCTTGTTTGTGGGAGTTCTGGCGGCTCATCCGGATACCGCCAACTTTCTCGGGGCGCTGTCAAAATCCGCCTTTTCCAATCCGGTTCGCGTCCTGCCCTTGCAGGCAGAGCAAATGCCACTGGCCAGCTCGCAGCTGCAAATGATCGATATCCTTTTGCTCAACAACTTCGCCCTGGACAGCTTGAACGCGCAGCAGGTACAGGCGATTCGCGACTGGACAACCGCTGGCGGCATGCTGATGCTGTCGGGCGGGGCTCACTTTGGAAAAACAGCAGGTGAGCTGAAAGACCTTTCGCCTGTAGAAGTGACAGGGGTCACGTCGCTTCCGACATTGAAGGCCCTAACGGTAGACAAAAACAATGCACCGGTACTGGAAAAACCGCTTACGGTAAGCACCGGTACCGTAAAAAGCGGGAGTGTCTTGTACAGTGAAGCAGGCGTCCCGCTGATCGCCAGCCGTTCGGTAGGCGAGGGAAAAGTGCTGTACATTGCCTATGATTTAGCCGAGGAACCGGTTGCAAGCTGGAGCGGAAACAGCCGTTTTTGGGCGGATGTAATGAACAAAGGCTTCGGGTCTTCCATCAATAACGCATACCGTGATCCTATGGACCGGATGTGGTCCCTGGAGAACGCAGCCGACCGGATTCCTGCGCTGAAAATGCCGGATATCAAATGGCTGGCCCTCTTTTTCGGCGTGTATGCGCTCATCGCGGGACCCATTTTGTTCTTCCTGCTTCGCCGCAAGCGGAAGCAGAGCCTGATGTGGGGAGCCGTCCCCGCGCTTGCCATCGTGACGGGAATCGGCATTTTCCTGGTGGGCGCCATGCAGCGCGGAACGACGCCATTGCTCCATCAAGTGAGTTTTGTCCAGCTGCTCGGCGATGGCAAGGCCAATGCGAAGGCGGTAGCCGCCATGTTTGTTCCCCGCAGCAGCGATTACGAGGTTTCTGTCAAAGGAAACGGCCGGGTTTGGCCGCTCTTCTCTCGAAGCACAGATAGGACGGAACCGACAGCCTGGGTATGGGCACAGCCTGACCAGACGCAAATCCAATTCAAGGACGTGGAATTTTGGTCGATGCGAAAGCTGGGGACCGAGCAGTTCCTCTCTGATGTCGGCAGCCTGGAATCTGATCTTCGCTATGTAGAAGGAGCACTCAAAGGGACAGTGACCAATAAAACGGTCTATACGCTTCGGGATGTCACCGTCGCATCCGACACGCAGACGCAGAAATTCCCCGAGCTGGCACCGGGACAAACCATCGATGTTGATTTGAAATTTGATCCGACCCTGCAGACGCGCCCCGCTCGAAACCGGAGCCGCGGCTATCAGTTCCTGCCTGCGCAATACCAGTCCAACCCCGGTTACGAAAGCACCAGAGAAGAGTACATGGTGGATATTATGGAGGAGAGTCGGCGCAGCTCTGGCAAGGGAAATGCACCGGTGCAGCTGGTGGGCTGGGTCGATCAGCCTGTCGTCGAGATCGATGTGAACGAAAAAGGGTTCAAGCCCTACAGTATCGCGCTGATGGCCTCGCCTCTCACGATCAAGCCGTCACCGGAAGGCTACGCCTACTATCCGGCTGACGAGTTTCCCGCGATTCGGGTAGGAAGCAGTGTAGGCGTGGATGACGTCGGCGATGGCTTTATAGTGCGCGGATCGGGGGATGTGACCTTCGACTTTGATATCAAACCGAAGGAAAAGAACCTGCAAATTAAAAATATTTACCTATACACCTGGTCAGAAGATAACACGACGTTTGACAAAGAGGTGTTCAACTGGAAAACAGGAGCGTTTGAAGCGTACGACAATGCATTTGCCAACAACACGATGACCAGTGACAAAACGCCGACATACCTCTCTTCGGAGGGAGTGCTGCGAATCAAGTTTTCGCACAGCTTTAATGATCACCGCCACTTGGGCACGCCGGTGATCAGCGTGGAAGGAAAGGTGAGCCGTCCGTGA
- a CDS encoding amino acid ABC transporter permease, whose product MDFLGAYTPSHLTFLLEGFWITLQVAFLSIVFSFVIAIIVGVLRYARIPVVSRVLAVLVELIRNLPLLLIIFFTYFALPEIGIKLDKYYAAILALVIFEAAMLSEIVRSGLTSVEKGQIEAARSSGLNYVQTLWHIILPQALRRMVPPIVSQFISLLKDTSLAVIIALPELMNHAQIINGRNVNYVIPTFLLVAVMYFVVNYALSIIAKRLENKPA is encoded by the coding sequence ATGGATTTTCTCGGGGCTTATACGCCAAGTCATTTGACCTTCCTCCTAGAAGGTTTCTGGATTACCTTGCAGGTGGCATTCCTGTCGATTGTGTTCAGCTTTGTGATTGCGATCATCGTCGGAGTTCTGCGGTACGCCCGCATCCCGGTCGTTTCCCGGGTGCTTGCCGTACTGGTGGAGTTGATTCGTAATCTGCCGCTTTTGCTCATCATCTTCTTTACGTATTTTGCCCTCCCTGAAATTGGGATCAAGCTGGATAAATATTATGCGGCCATTCTGGCATTGGTCATTTTCGAGGCGGCCATGCTCTCCGAGATTGTCCGCAGCGGGTTGACGTCAGTGGAAAAAGGACAAATTGAAGCTGCTCGTTCGTCTGGACTTAATTACGTACAAACGCTTTGGCACATCATCTTGCCACAGGCGCTTCGACGCATGGTTCCGCCCATCGTCAGTCAATTTATTTCGTTGTTGAAGGATACATCCTTGGCTGTCATCATCGCTCTTCCAGAGCTGATGAACCATGCGCAAATCATCAATGGCCGAAATGTCAATTATGTGATTCCGACGTTTTTGCTTGTGGCCGTTATGTATTTTGTGGTCAACTACGCCCTGTCAATTATTGCCAAGCGTTTGGAAAACAAACCAGCCTAG